A genome region from Leishmania mexicana MHOM/GT/2001/U1103 complete genome, chromosome 28 includes the following:
- a CDS encoding amastin-like protein, whose protein sequence is MSQVARAKKMFDDVSSFSEEDVVNDETMQHKVNSPSAAPSAQHVDPAVSRLTALSATTVSQVDSDDDANAFVPKSASSLQQVAEPEGAGGEDAGHVTMVARMSVSLTPKDSPRAASPAEPSAQAQVLVQYSSVAMQALQPPKFAAAGDLPWNRAALGNASEYSAPAALSPRQSWPAEVKAVVSPQQAGAGKASSRKSRRRPYTPGVHNSRVGDGSGGAVPTGAEGATPAQYSEREETEAGAFSTMENREEAKSAQCGPDESDDEMRAQYTPASMNRATAAHKEYSSDEYAAHHGASTGLRHGSNSEVSKDKDFPFASYIFPRLNPALADYPRTRAAGSAVKQGEAMPPNAVEMCCAYLIVTDIRVAVYLVLLFVSVALLLVSIPTSQLDMVGGACFTYWGYKDNCDNITYTIPLPLYSIPFIRRHLSVGAAFSIITLIVLLVNFATAVIVVYCLKTAPHTISFHSRAVLGALGCVGAFMQLISWAVVARIYNSDSAFTDEITYGAGFGFNISSWAMNLLGVVVVFAPLSPFRAPSIAAQWRVREID, encoded by the coding sequence ATGTCCCAAGTCGCTCGAGCAAAGAAGATGTTCGACGACGTATCCTCCTTTTCCGAGGAGGACGTCGTCAATGACGAGACGATGCAGCACAAGGTGAACTCACCATCCGCGGCCCCCTCGGCGCAGCACGTTGACCCTGCAGTTTCTCGTTTGACGGCGCTCTCAGCAACAACAGTCTCACAGGTTGATAGCGATGACGATGCCAACGCCTTTGTGCCCAAGTCGGCATCTTCATTacagcaggtggcggagccggAGGGTGCTGGTGGGGAAGACGCGGGACACGTGACGATGGTTGCCCGCATGTCCGTGTCGCTGACTCCAAAGGACTCTCCACGAGCTGCGTCGCCAGCGGAGCCGTCTGCACAGGCTCAAGTGCTTGTACAATACTCCTCAGTAGCCATGCAAGCTCTACAGCCGCCCAAATTCGCTGCGGCCGGCGACCTGCCGTGGAACAGGGCAGCGTTGGGCAACGCCTCTGAGTACAGTGCGCCGGCAGCTCTGTCACCGCGGCAGTCGTGGCCAGCGGAGGTCAAAGCCGTCGTAAGCCCTCAGCAGGCTGGCGCCGGTAAGGCGAGTTCGCGGAAgagccgtcgccgcccctACACCCCGGGTGTGCATAACTCGCGTGTGGgagacggcagcggaggtgcagtCCCCACTGGTGCTGAAGGTGCCACTCCTGCTCAGTACTCTGAGCGAGAGGAAACGGAGGCGGGGGCATTTTCCACCATGGAGAACCGCGAGGAGGCCAAGAGCGCACAGTGTGGCCCTGACGAGTCTGATGACGAGATGCGCGCGCAGTACACGCCAGCCTCGATGAACcgggcaacggcggcgcacaAAGAGTACTCCAGCGATGAATACGCAGCTCACCATGGCGCGTCCACCGGCCTTAGACACGGCTCGAACAGCGAAGTCAGCAAGGACAAGGACTTCCCTTTCGCTTCGTACATCTTCCCCCGCCTCAACCCGGCCTTGGCTGACTATCCGAGAACCCGCGCCGCGGGTTCTGCGGTGAAGCAAGGTGAAGCGATGCCACCCAACGCGGTGGAGATGTGCTGCGCGTACCTGATAGTTACAGACATTCGCGTCGCTGTCTACCTCGTCCTGCTGTTTGTATCGGTCGCACTGCTACTGGTGTCGATCCCCACGTCGCAGCTGGACATGGTGGGCGGGGCTTGCTTTACGTACTGGGGCTATAAAGACAACTGCGACAACATTACCTACACCATCCCTCTACCGCTGTACTCCATCCCCTTTATCCGCAGACACCTCAGCGTGGGGGCAGCCTTCTCAATCATCACCCTAATTGTGCTCCTGGTGAATTTCGCGACtgccgtcatcgtcgtctACTGCCTAAAGACGGCACCACACACCATCTCGTTCCACTCTCGCGCCGTCCTCGGTGCCCTCGGGTGTGTAGGCGCATTCATGCAGCTGATTTCctgggcggtggtggcgaggaTCTACAATTCTGACAGCGCCTTCACCGATGAGATCACATACGGAGCTGGCTTCGGGTTTAATATCTCGTCATGGGCGATGAATCTTCTCGGTGTCGTGGTCGTcttcgctcctctctccccgttTCGTGCACCGTCAATAGCAGCGCAGTGGAGGGTGAGAGAGATTGACTGA
- a CDS encoding putative DNA polymerase kappa — protein sequence MNVEHGSSAPTRSPPSDVRTEDGHLLSLIHRRAALTATDVSPDSPRKLSPVPPAPTAPVGTPPTTPVLSTAHTPVRGTTTIGGNHEYSSNSSSRVKDRDDSAHSSAPASSGSSSRATVPYGSLHSFFPSNTDSTNVATVPKVVYFDDRKAGLCSAEKAKTEALIKELSKNSSFYINEERKAQQRQRQVEGLLVKTRQYEASVHSHPDVFRQLQRDVADLEAIFERCRSFDSIYAHMDMDMFFAAVEMKKNPQYAEVPLGIGSMSMLSTTNYVARKYGVQSGMPGFIGMRLCPQLVIVPTDFAACRVESAKFKGVVRDYDPDAQLLGMDEVMMCLDDYLARHHVDATTHARRFDVAERVIEECRRRIAEATGLTVSAGIAPTPTLAKMASNYNKPNGQFAVRLFSREAVMNYLASIPVRQVPGIGKSRESVLAGLGIRTLGEVYEQRHRLFYILTRKTYEFLLASSIGIGGMYDSLETAPSSSAGATAGQTVAAMDGASNEDDGGRKSVGHERTFYKLTNPMALQAIAYKNLRRSHETLAEEGLLCSQVVLKLKRRSFHVKQHSKSLNVYTDDHEVLRRALDELLLPVVGDFAEFRLLGVRLEKLRRRPQSDGTGGATTLTVTSTAEAESTQLTLSHFFTRQLASTAHSERHRQRHQQQPFDLRKRPRCTGDGGAGDDRNTDLDDSDDEDGAVLIISSESQLTDVEEVKSPKMSSTAPSPLSGLSTRSAAKLQVMGDEEVVGDDSADDSVFIVE from the coding sequence ATGAATGTGGAGCATGGTTCAAGTGCGCCGACCCGCTCACCCCCTTCTGATGTGCGGACAGAAGATGGGCATCTCCTCTCGCTCATCCAtcgccgcgccgctctcACTGCAACGGATGTGTCGCCTGATTCACCGCGAAAGCTATCCCCTGTGCCGCCCGCGCCAACGGCCCCGGTAGGGACTCCCCCGACAACGCCGGTGTTGTCCACCGCGCATACCCCTGTCCGCGGTACGACGACTATCGGCGGCAATCACGAGTACTCGAGCAACAGCAGTAGTCGGGTGAAGGACCGCGATGATAGCGCGCACAGCTCAGCGCCAGCGTCGagcggcagctcctcgcgcgccACGGTCCCGTATGGGTCTTTGCACAGTTTCTTCCCATCGAATACCGACAGCACCAATGTCGCAACGGTGCCAAAGGTTGTGTACTTTGACGACAGAAAAGCTGGCCTTTGCTCTGCTGAAAAGGCGAAGACGGAGGCCCTCATCAAAGAGCTCTCCAAGAACTCGAGCTTCTATATAAACGAAGAGcgcaaggcgcagcagcggcagcggcaggtcgAGGGGCTTCTGGTGAAGACGCGGCAGTACGAAGCGAGCGTGCACAGCCACCCTGACGTGTTCCGCCAGCTACAGCGTGATGTGGCAGACCTCGAGGCCATCTTTGAGAGGTGTCGCAGCTTCGACTCCATATATGCCCACATGGACATGGACATGTTCTTCGCCGCTGTCGAGATGAAAAAGAACCCGCAGTACGCAGAGGTGCCGCTCGGTATCGGTAGCATGTCGATGCTGTCCACAACAAACTACGTTGCCCGGAAGTACGGCGTGCAGTCCGGGATGCCAGGCTTTATTGGCATGCGACTGTGCCCTCAGCTCGTCATTGTCCCCACCGACTTCGCCGCGTGCCGAGTCGAGTCCGCCAAGTTCAAGGGTGTGGTGCGAGACTACGACCCCGATGCACAATTGCTCGGCATGGACGAGGTCATGATGTGCCTCGACGACTACCTCGCGCGCCATCACGTGGACGCCACGACGCACGCGAGGCGCTTTGATGTTGCAGAGAGGGTCATCGAGGAGTGCCGACGACGCATCGCCGAGGCAACCGGCCTGACCGTCAGCGCCGGAAtcgcgccgacgccgacgctggCGAAAATGGCGTCCAATTATAACAAGCCGAACGGGCAGTTCGCCGTTCGTCTCTTCAGCCGCGAAGCCGTGATGAACTATCTTGCCAGCATCCCTGTGCGCCAGGTGCCCGGCATCGGCAAGTCGCGGGAGAGCGTCCTCGCCGGGCTCGGGATACGCACACTTGGTGAGGTGTacgagcagcggcatcgacTCTTCTACATCCTGACACGGAAGACGTACGAATTTCTTCTCGCCTCCTCTATCGGCATCGGTGGCATGTACGACTCGCTGGAGACAGCACCGTCTTCATCCGCCGGAGCGACTGCCGGCCAGACAGTCGCTGCAATGGATGGAGCGTCGAACGAGGACGACGGGGGCCGCAAATCGGTAGGTCATGAACGCACCTTCTACAAATTGACGAATCCCATGGCGTTGCAGGCGATCGCGTACAAGAACCTGCGCCGGTCGCACGAGACCCTTGCAGAGGAGGGTCTCCTCTGCTCGCAGGTGGTTCTGAAGCTGAAGCGCCGCAGCTTTCACGTGAAGCAGCACAGCAAGTCCCTCAACGTATATACGGACGACCACGAAGTCCTGCGGCGGGCGCTTGACGAGTTACTCTTGCCAGTGGTGGGCGACTTTGCCGAGTTTCGGCTGCTTGGCGTGCGGCTGGAAAAGCTCAGGCGGCGACCCCAAAGCGatggcaccggcggcgcgaCCACGCTGACAGTGACGTCGACTGCCGAGGCAGAATCAACTCAGCTCACACTGAGCCACTTTTTTACTCGTCAGCTCGCAAGCACCGCACATTCGGAGCGGCAtcgacagcggcaccagcagcagccgttcGATCTGCGAAAGCGcccccgctgcaccggcgatggcggtgcaggAGACGATAGGAATACCGATctcgacgacagcgacgacgaagacggcgccgtgctcATCATCTCCTCCGAGAGCCAGCTGACggacgtggaggaggtgaaaaGCCCCAAGATGAGCTCCACCGCGCCGTCTCCGCTCTCCGGCCTTTCTACGCGCTCAGCCGCAAAGCTGCAGGTGATGGGCGACGAAGAAGTGGTTGGCGATGACAGCGCTGACGATAGCGTGTTCATCGTGGAATGA
- a CDS encoding putative DNA polymerase IV, with translation MSPAPRGRYSSSHAAEIEADCAALEDHGLAAPEDSHNLQHHAGMNGAQHYDHRSAGKLNFDASKAGLQQVDKDYVEHVIQEASKGSAFYQKEQRLEETRRRKAEELQEKAKTFDSISAAEKQKIKAMVDAMVDELEATRDLRRRYIHIDMDMFYAAVEEKKTPSLRGKPFGVGSQQMLSTTNYIARQYGVRSGMPGFIGKKLCPELIIVPNDFPAYQREAARVHSIASRYDAQFVSVGLDELTMDVTKYLQEFPAVSASDIAHDFRNEVFIKTQLTSSGGIGPTSILAKIASNVNKPNGQHEITLLTREEVINYVRDIPLRKIPGIGYAQEMTLGALHIHTCGGLLEHKYLLAYLFREKTLAHYLSVGLGLAETFSLRKHQARQSVGKETSFSEPLPSPEAFTRLFRKLLEQCHVRCVRDHLQPRKMTLVLKYRTYDTEQFSVTLSSHTNDLKVWLEASQKLLEPHLLHYAEFRLVGVRLQRFTDTDDDHTGLNSTRDALTGALTEPLQVNDDLDMDADDADRDAEKSGVAAAQSDLYGETPAQPAATHKRKIPVSKFLTDPNIPKACPPEPAAAPAKAVKPARKRTKSSKHKLHKRK, from the coding sequence ATGTCACCTGCCCCGCGGGGTCGCTACAGCAGCTCGCACGCGGCGGAGATCGAGGCGGACTGCGCCGCCCTCGAAGATCACGGTCTCGCCGCGCCGGAGGACTCGCATAatctgcagcaccacgccGGCATGAACGGTGCACAGCATTATGaccaccgcagcgctggAAAACTGAACTTTGATGCCTCGAAGGCAGGGCTTCAGCAGGTGGATAAAGACTACGTCGAGCACGTCATTCAGGAGGCGTCGAAGGGATCTGCTTTCTACCAAAAGGAGCAGCGGCTCGAGGAGACGCGGCGTCGCaaggccgaggagctgcaggagaaggCCAAGACATTCGActccatcagcgccgccgagaAGCAGAAGATCAAGGCCATGGTGGATGCCATGGTGGACGAGCTCGAGGCGACGCGCGATCTCCGGCGCCGGTACATCCACATCGACATGGACATGTTCTACGCTGCGGTGGAAGAGAAGAAGACGCCGTCCCTGAGAGGCAAGCCCTTCGGCGTCGGCTCTCAGCAGATGCTCTCCACGACGAACTACATTGCGCGGCAGTACGGTGTGCGCTCTGGCATGCCCGGCTTCATCGGCAAGAAGCTCTGCCCCGAGCTCATTATCGTCCCGAACGACTTCCCAGCCTACCAGCGagaggcggcgcgggtgcACAGCATTGCCTCCCGCTACGATGCGCAGTTCGTCAGCGTCGGCCTCGATGAGCTGACGATGGACGTGACAAAGTACCTGCAGGAGTTCCCGGCTGTGTCAGCCTCCGACATCGCCCACGACTTCCGCAATGAGGTGTTCATCAAGACACAGCTCacaagcagcggcggcatcggACCCACGTCGATTCTCGCGAAGATTGCGAGCAACGTCAACAAGCCGAATGGGCAGCACGAGATCACACTGCTGACGCGAGAGGAAGTCATCAACTACGTGCGTGACATTCCGCTGCGCAAGATCCCCGGCATCGGCTACGCGCAAGAGATGACACTCGGTGCACTGCACATCCACACCTGCGGCGGCCTTCTGGAGCACAAGTACCTCCTAGCCTACCTGTTCCGAGAAAAAACCCTTGCGCACTACCTCAGCGTTGGACTGGGGCTGGCAGAGACGTTCTCGCTGCGCAAGCACCAGGCACGGCAGTCGGTTGGTAAGGAAACGTCGTTTAGCGAGCCACTGCCCTCGCCAGAGGCCTTCACTCGACTCTTCCGAAAGCTGCTTGAGCAGTGCCATGTCCGATGCGTTCGTGATCACCTGCAGCCTCGCAAGATGACACTGGTTCTCAAGTATCGCACCTACGACACGGAGCAGTTCAGTGTGACGCTCTCGAGCCACACAAACGACCTCAAGGTGTGGCTCGAGGCCTCGcagaagctgctggagccgcATCTTCTGCACTACGCCGAGTTCCGCCTGGTCGGCgtccgcctgcagcgcttcaCAGATACGGATGATGACCACACTGGCCTTAACAGCACCCGCGATGCCCTGACCGGCGCCTTGACAGAGCCGCTTCAAGTGAATGACGACTTAGACATGGACGCCGATGACGCCGACCGTGACGCTGAGAAGAGCGGGGTAGCTGCGGCGCAGTCAGACCTGTATGGGGagacgccggcgcagccTGCAGCAACGCACAAGCGCAAGATTCCCGTCTCGAAGTTCCTGACAGATCCAAACATCCCGAAAGCCTGCCCTCCGGAGCCTGCTGCAGCCCCCGCCAAAGCCGTCAAGCCGGCTCGCAAGCGCACCAAGTCGTCCAAGCACAAGCTGCACAAAAGGAAGTGA
- a CDS encoding putative DNA polymerase kappa → MFYAAVEEKLDLSLRERPFAVGTYAMLTTSNYIARTYGVRSGMPGFIAKKLCPSLWIRPPRFDLYRREAAEVRAIGAQYDPHYVAVGLDELTMDVTDYLRTHPDRSAEDVCAEFRRRVEEATQLTCSGGIAHTAAFAKLASNVKKPNGQHILALRTREEVLAYVRDMPVRDVPGIGFATEQRLHALGVVTCKDFLARKAELCYLFREKTFAFYLSVGLGLVRTHVDRSNAEREAATAPPSAAAATLPRSAAHLKSRPPRASASQSPSALQAVVPVHRAQKSTGKCVTLVRGVPSREAFWQHLRQLAQGAHDVLREQGTGTKHVCFYTTSRAFVPRSHAAMLSEVTNSFAKLYAALEKVAEPFAAQHREFRLIGVKFSKLQPLPAGRRSTKGKGAAPVCKTKVKVARHYPKQRGDAAAPAQRYAAAKMAKTPRRAQPRSPVAKQVSAARHRTAPTCREKKVSAL, encoded by the coding sequence ATGTTCTACGCTGCAGTAGAGGAGAAGCTCGATctgtcgctgcgcgagcggcCGTTCGCTGTCGGCACCTATGCGATGCTGACCACAAGCAACTACATTGCTCGGACGTACGGCGTGCGCTCTGGCATGCCAGGCTTTATTGCGAAGAAGCTCTGTCCTTCTTTGTGGATACGTCCACCGCGATTTGACCTGTATCGCCGCGAGGCCGCCGAGGTGCGCGCCATTGGCGCTCAGTACGATCCCCACTACGTCGCGGTAGGGCTCGATGAGCTAACGATGGATGTCACCGACTACCTTCGTACGCACCCGGATCGCTCTGCCGAGGATGTGTGCGCGGagttccgccgccgcgtcgaggaggcgacgcagttgacgtgcagcggcgggatCGCCCACACCGCGGCCTTCGCAAAGCTGGCCAGCAATGTGAAGAAGCCGAATGGGCAGCACATTCTAgcgctgcgcacacgcgaggaggtgctAGCTTACGTCCGTGATATGCCGGTGCGCGATGTGCCTGGGATCGGCTTCGCCacggagcagcggctgcacgcCCTCGGGGTCGTCACGTGCAAGGACTTTCTCGCGCGCAAGGCGGAACTCTGCTACTTGTTTCGCGAGAAGACATTCGCGTTTTACCTCTCGGTTGGCCTAGGACTTGTGCGCACCCACGTCGATCGCTCCAACGCGGAGCGAGAAGCCGCCACGGCACCgccgagcgcggcggcggcaacgttGCCCAGGTCTGCGGCACATTTAAAATCACGTCCCCCTCGTGCGTCGGCCAGTCAATCCCCCTCTGCTCTCCAAGCGGTCGTTCCAGTTCACCGTGCGCAGAAATCGACGGGGAAGTGTGTCACCCTGGTGCGCGGTGTGCCCAGCCGCGAAGCGTTTTGGCAACATCTACGTCAGCTCGCCCAAGGCGCGCACGATGTTCTCAGGGAGCAAGGCACGGGCACCAAACACGTATGCTTCTACACGACCAGCCGCGCCTTCGTGCCGCGCAGCCATGCCGCAATGCTGTCAGAGGTTACAAACAGCTTTGCTAAGCTCTACGCGGCACTCGAAAAGGTAGCAGAGCCGTTTGCAGCTCAGCATCGCGAGTTTCGCCTCATCGGCGTCAAGTTCAGCAAGCTACAACCTCTGCCAGCGGGAAGAAGGTCGACGAAGGGCAAGGGTGCCGCTCCAGTTTGCAAGACGAAAGTCAAAGTGGCACGTCACTATCCAAAGCAACGAGgtgacgccgcagcgccagcgcagcgctATGCGGCGGCGAAAATGGCGAAGACGCCTCGCCGAGCCCAACCAAGGTCGCCGGTCGCAAAGCAGGTCTCCGCTGCTCGTCATCGAACAGCGCCAACATGTCGAGAGAAAAAGGTGTCCGCTCTCTAG